The proteins below are encoded in one region of Paraburkholderia phenazinium:
- a CDS encoding MBL fold metallo-hydrolase, with amino-acid sequence MMNLPASIQVFERGWLSSNNVLLVDDACAAFVDTGYATHATQTLALVQAALGERPLDLIVNTHLHSDHCGGNALLQAAWSCRTAIPAAETEAVRNWDEAHLTFRGTGQTCERFTFTETIAPGMRLRLGALDWEVLGAPGHDPHSLMLYCAEERLLISADALWENGFGVIFPELDGESGFAEEQAVLETIATLDVRMVIPGHGAPFTNVAQALERAFSRVAWLRADPARNAKNALKVLIVFKLLEVRTMTFDALARMLDSASTMRAAAAMLRPRGEWPALLRGLIEELAVQGGPLAVDGERVVARGTVTSSA; translated from the coding sequence ATCATGAATCTGCCGGCGTCGATCCAGGTGTTCGAGCGCGGCTGGTTGTCGTCGAACAACGTGCTGCTGGTTGACGATGCCTGCGCCGCCTTCGTCGATACGGGTTACGCGACTCATGCGACTCAAACGCTGGCCCTGGTGCAGGCGGCACTCGGCGAACGACCGCTCGATCTGATCGTCAACACCCATCTGCACTCCGACCACTGCGGCGGCAACGCGTTACTGCAGGCAGCATGGTCATGCCGCACAGCCATCCCCGCTGCTGAGACGGAGGCGGTGCGCAACTGGGATGAAGCTCACCTGACGTTTCGCGGCACGGGCCAGACCTGCGAGCGCTTCACCTTCACCGAAACAATCGCGCCCGGCATGCGCCTCAGGCTCGGCGCGCTCGACTGGGAGGTGCTCGGCGCACCCGGACACGATCCACACTCGCTGATGCTCTATTGCGCGGAAGAACGCCTGCTGATCAGTGCAGACGCGCTATGGGAAAACGGTTTCGGCGTGATCTTTCCGGAACTCGATGGCGAAAGCGGCTTTGCGGAAGAACAGGCCGTGCTGGAAACTATCGCCACGTTAGACGTCCGCATGGTGATTCCGGGTCACGGCGCGCCGTTCACGAACGTTGCGCAGGCGCTGGAGCGGGCGTTTTCGCGGGTCGCATGGTTGCGTGCCGATCCGGCGCGCAACGCGAAGAATGCATTGAAGGTGCTGATCGTGTTCAAACTGCTCGAAGTGCGGACCATGACCTTCGATGCGCTCGCACGCATGCTCGACAGCGCCAGCACGATGCGCGCCGCTGCCGCCATGCTCAGACCGCGCGGCGAATGGCCGGCTCTTTTGCGTGGACTGATCGAAGAACTGGCAGTGCAGGGAGGTCCGTTGGCGGTGGACGGTGAGCGCGTTGTCGCACGCGGCACCGTCACAAGTAGCGCGTGA
- a CDS encoding LysR family transcriptional regulator produces MDTLVSMKVFRHVVEVGSFVGAAERMEMSAAMASKHVMHLEQQLGARLLNRTTRRVAPTEAGREYYERLSQVLTELDEAGQAVGAASIVPQGRLRVSSLSAFGLSHVMSAVADYAAQYPQVTVDMTLSDRVVELIDEGFDVAIRASPHGLKSSSLIARQIATAHLVLCASPEYLRRHGTPKKRADLSRHNYLQYAGVSAPDFVTSNGDGGARVSLSGNLIVNQLEAQRVLVLQGAGIAMLGTEVIGDDLATGRLLPLLVAESLPRELPIHLVYASRRHLSAKVRSFVDFFAARFANEALWPSLEQIKALAVS; encoded by the coding sequence ATGGATACCCTCGTCAGCATGAAAGTGTTTCGCCATGTCGTCGAAGTGGGCAGCTTCGTCGGCGCGGCCGAGCGCATGGAGATGTCCGCGGCGATGGCGAGCAAACACGTGATGCATCTGGAACAGCAGCTCGGCGCGCGCCTGCTCAATCGCACCACGCGGCGCGTCGCCCCGACCGAGGCGGGGCGCGAGTACTACGAGCGTTTGAGTCAGGTGCTGACCGAACTCGACGAAGCCGGGCAGGCGGTCGGCGCCGCGAGTATCGTGCCGCAGGGGCGTCTGCGGGTGTCGTCGCTATCGGCGTTCGGTCTGAGTCACGTGATGAGCGCAGTGGCCGACTATGCGGCGCAGTATCCGCAGGTCACCGTGGATATGACCTTGTCGGACCGCGTAGTCGAATTGATCGACGAGGGTTTCGATGTCGCGATCCGGGCCTCGCCGCACGGCCTGAAGTCGTCCTCGCTGATCGCGCGGCAGATTGCTACCGCGCACCTCGTCCTGTGCGCTTCGCCGGAGTATCTGCGCCGGCATGGCACGCCGAAGAAACGGGCCGATCTGTCGCGGCACAACTATCTGCAGTACGCCGGTGTATCGGCGCCGGATTTCGTTACGTCCAACGGCGATGGCGGGGCGCGCGTCAGTCTGTCCGGCAACCTGATCGTCAATCAGCTGGAAGCGCAGCGCGTGCTTGTGCTGCAAGGCGCGGGGATCGCCATGCTCGGGACCGAGGTGATCGGCGACGATCTCGCTACCGGCCGTCTGCTGCCGCTGCTGGTTGCCGAGTCGCTGCCGCGCGAGCTGCCCATTCACCTCGTGTATGCGAGCCGGCGCCATCTATCGGCGAAGGTGCGCTCGTTCGTCGATTTTTTTGCGGCGCGTTTTGCCAACGAGGCGCTGTGGCCATCGCTCGAGCAGATCAAGGCGCTGGCCGTCAGCTAA
- a CDS encoding DUF1289 domain-containing protein, with translation MTTAGTVDQQDAVAPVPSPCINVCRMDEVSGWCEGCLRTIDEIACWSTYDDVTKSAVWDALDHRHAQWMAQNRQAAK, from the coding sequence ATGACGACGGCGGGCACCGTGGACCAACAGGACGCGGTCGCACCCGTGCCGTCGCCGTGCATCAACGTGTGCCGGATGGACGAAGTGAGTGGCTGGTGCGAAGGATGTCTGCGCACCATCGATGAAATCGCGTGCTGGTCCACCTATGACGATGTCACCAAAAGCGCGGTATGGGACGCGCTCGACCATCGCCACGCGCAGTGGATGGCGCAAAACCGGCAGGCTGCGAAATGA
- a CDS encoding MaoC family dehydratase: protein MNAAPRIVTIGESCSCTLTLSPDSVKSFATLVNDLNPLHHDDAYAEQSRFGGLIASGTQPSAHFMAMLATHFSQYAQPLGLEFDIKLKKAVHAQDTLTMTWRVRDAWWKPSLNGDLTQLDGSVVNQRGETVLLGTSTILVMAKPTQGDSAESAQESNPS from the coding sequence ATGAATGCGGCGCCGCGCATCGTGACGATCGGGGAGAGTTGTAGCTGCACGCTGACGTTGTCACCAGACTCGGTCAAATCGTTCGCGACGCTCGTCAACGATCTGAACCCGCTGCATCACGACGACGCTTACGCTGAGCAAAGCCGCTTCGGAGGCCTGATCGCTTCCGGCACACAGCCTTCCGCGCATTTCATGGCGATGCTGGCGACGCATTTTTCGCAGTACGCGCAGCCACTAGGCCTCGAGTTCGATATCAAGCTGAAGAAAGCGGTCCATGCGCAGGACACGTTGACGATGACGTGGCGCGTCCGTGACGCCTGGTGGAAGCCGAGCCTGAACGGCGACCTGACGCAACTCGACGGCTCGGTTGTGAACCAGCGCGGCGAGACGGTGCTGCTCGGCACCTCGACGATTCTCGTGATGGCGAAACCCACGCAGGGTGATTCCGCAGAGTCCGCTCAGGAGTCCAACCCATCATGA
- a CDS encoding DMT family transporter, translated as MAADEMRGSATGRGAAEMTVAMLMSGTIGWLVVSSQQSAFNVVFFRCVFGGATLALVCAALGLFRRNLFSWRMLGLAALGGVAIVINWVLLFAAYSRASISMATAVYNTQPFMLVALGAVVFRERITASTIAWLLVAFGGLVLVVRVEPAVLAMPGRYLEGIAYAVGAAAMYAVSSIITKHLKGTPPHLIALIQVGLGVLMLAPFVRFDALPTTGAHWLELMTLGIVNTGIMYVLLYGAIQKLPTAMTGALSFIYPVVAIIVDRVAFGQKLAWVQVFGAVLILLAAAGVNLGWRLVPQRRYSPT; from the coding sequence ATGGCTGCCGATGAAATGCGCGGGAGCGCCACCGGCCGCGGGGCGGCGGAGATGACCGTGGCGATGCTGATGTCAGGGACAATCGGCTGGCTGGTCGTGTCGTCGCAACAGAGCGCGTTCAACGTGGTGTTTTTTCGTTGCGTGTTCGGTGGCGCCACTTTGGCCCTCGTCTGCGCCGCGTTAGGGCTGTTCCGCCGCAATCTTTTCTCCTGGCGCATGCTGGGTCTCGCAGCGCTCGGCGGTGTAGCGATCGTCATCAACTGGGTGCTGCTGTTTGCCGCGTATTCGCGCGCGTCGATTTCGATGGCCACCGCTGTCTACAACACGCAGCCATTCATGCTGGTCGCGCTCGGTGCGGTCGTGTTCCGCGAACGCATCACTGCCTCGACGATTGCATGGCTGCTGGTGGCGTTCGGTGGCCTCGTGCTGGTCGTGCGGGTTGAGCCCGCCGTGCTCGCGATGCCGGGCCGGTACCTTGAAGGAATTGCCTATGCGGTTGGTGCGGCGGCCATGTACGCGGTGTCGTCGATCATCACCAAACATCTGAAAGGCACGCCACCGCATCTGATCGCGCTGATTCAGGTGGGGCTTGGCGTGCTGATGCTCGCTCCGTTCGTACGCTTCGATGCGCTGCCTACCACGGGCGCACATTGGCTTGAACTCATGACGCTCGGCATCGTGAACACCGGCATCATGTATGTGCTGCTCTACGGGGCGATCCAGAAGTTGCCGACTGCGATGACCGGCGCACTCTCGTTCATCTATCCGGTTGTCGCGATCATTGTCGATCGCGTTGCATTCGGCCAGAAGCTCGCATGGGTGCAGGTGTTCGGCGCCGTGCTGATTCTGCTAGCCGCTGCGGGCGTCAACCTCGGCTGGCGCCTCGTACCGCAGCGCCGTTATTCACCGACCTGA
- a CDS encoding porin: MNTNFRRALNTTLKTSVIACLLAGGASSAFAQSSVQLYGQVDEWVGDQKFPDGKGAAEVSGGGMSTSYWGLKGAEDLGNGYKAIFTLEGFFLAQNGAYGRFTGDTFFSRNAYVGIESPYGTVTAGRLTTPLFVSTILFNPFVDSYEFSPMVWHTYLGLGTFPTYNTDQGVAGDSGWNNAVEYSSPNFNGFSANVMYALGNTAGENGAKKWSAQFLYFHGAFAATGVYQYVNFNDAPGDLTSLAQSVGLASMKSQSVAQLGLSYDLKYVKFFGQYMYTYNAQDIGSWHVNTAQGGVTVPAGPGSIMASFAYSRDGSGLDQTRQTAAIGYDYPLSKRTDVYAAYMYDHFTSQTSGQTYGVGIRTKF, encoded by the coding sequence ATGAATACAAATTTCCGCCGTGCGCTCAATACGACTCTCAAGACCAGCGTCATCGCTTGCCTGCTGGCCGGGGGCGCATCGTCGGCGTTCGCGCAATCGAGCGTGCAACTTTATGGTCAGGTCGACGAATGGGTCGGCGACCAGAAATTCCCGGACGGCAAGGGCGCAGCAGAAGTGTCGGGCGGCGGTATGTCGACCTCCTACTGGGGCTTGAAGGGGGCGGAGGATCTGGGCAACGGCTACAAGGCGATCTTCACTCTGGAAGGCTTCTTCCTCGCGCAGAACGGCGCTTACGGCCGCTTCACGGGCGATACGTTCTTTTCGCGTAACGCGTATGTCGGTATCGAATCGCCGTACGGCACGGTCACGGCCGGACGTCTGACCACGCCGCTGTTCGTCTCGACGATCCTGTTCAACCCGTTCGTCGACTCGTACGAATTCTCGCCGATGGTGTGGCATACGTACCTCGGCCTCGGCACCTTCCCGACGTACAACACTGACCAGGGTGTGGCCGGCGATTCGGGCTGGAACAATGCGGTGGAATATTCGTCACCGAACTTCAACGGCTTTAGCGCCAACGTCATGTATGCCCTGGGCAATACGGCGGGTGAGAACGGCGCGAAGAAGTGGAGCGCCCAGTTCCTGTACTTCCACGGCGCGTTCGCGGCAACCGGCGTTTATCAGTACGTGAACTTCAACGACGCCCCGGGCGATCTGACCAGCCTCGCACAAAGCGTGGGGCTCGCGAGCATGAAGAGCCAGAGCGTCGCTCAGTTGGGCCTGTCCTACGACCTGAAGTACGTCAAGTTCTTCGGCCAGTACATGTACACGTACAACGCACAGGACATCGGCAGCTGGCACGTGAACACCGCACAAGGCGGCGTGACGGTTCCAGCGGGCCCCGGCTCGATCATGGCGTCGTTCGCGTACTCGCGCGACGGCAGCGGTCTGGACCAGACGCGTCAGACGGCTGCAATTGGATATGACTATCCGCTGTCCAAGCGCACCGATGTCTACGCGGCTTATATGTACGATCACTTCACCAGCCAGACCTCGGGCCAGACCTACGGCGTGGGTATCCGCACGAAGTTCTGA
- a CDS encoding NAD(P)H-dependent flavin oxidoreductase, with product MALPAVLQHLALPVVASPMFIVSYPDLVLAQCKAGIVGSFPALNARPAELLDEWLTQIQASLAEHKAAHPDAVIGPIAVNQIVHQSNVRLEHDVRVCVEHKVPIFITSLRAPAKEIVDAVHSYGGIVLHDVINIRHAQKALEAGVDGLILVAAGAGGHAGTTSPFALVGEVRRIFDGPIVLSGAIANGGSILAAQAMGADLAYMGTRFIATQEAHAVESYKHAIVNSSASDIIYTNLFTGVHGNYIRESIVNAGLDPDALPASDKTAMNFGSDKAKAWKDIWGAGQGVGLMDDVPSVGELVERLKKEYDDAKARLGIAR from the coding sequence ATGGCATTGCCCGCCGTCCTGCAGCACCTTGCGCTGCCCGTTGTTGCCTCGCCGATGTTCATCGTCAGTTACCCCGATCTGGTTCTCGCGCAATGCAAGGCCGGGATCGTCGGCTCGTTCCCGGCCTTGAATGCACGGCCTGCCGAGTTGCTCGACGAATGGCTCACGCAGATCCAGGCGTCGCTCGCCGAACACAAGGCAGCCCATCCGGACGCCGTGATCGGGCCGATCGCCGTCAACCAGATCGTCCATCAGTCGAACGTGCGGCTCGAGCACGACGTGCGCGTATGCGTCGAACATAAGGTGCCGATTTTCATCACCAGCCTGCGTGCACCGGCCAAGGAAATCGTCGACGCGGTGCATAGCTACGGCGGCATCGTGCTGCACGACGTGATCAACATCCGTCACGCTCAGAAGGCGCTGGAAGCGGGTGTCGACGGCCTGATTCTGGTCGCAGCGGGGGCGGGCGGCCACGCAGGCACGACCTCCCCGTTTGCGCTGGTGGGTGAAGTGCGGCGTATTTTCGACGGCCCGATCGTGCTGTCCGGCGCGATTGCCAACGGCGGCTCGATCCTCGCTGCGCAAGCGATGGGCGCAGACCTCGCATATATGGGCACGCGCTTTATCGCGACCCAGGAAGCGCATGCGGTGGAAAGCTACAAGCATGCGATCGTCAACTCGAGCGCCTCGGACATCATCTACACCAACCTGTTCACCGGTGTGCACGGCAACTACATCCGCGAAAGCATCGTCAATGCCGGACTCGATCCGGATGCGCTGCCGGCTTCGGACAAGACCGCGATGAATTTCGGCAGCGACAAGGCCAAGGCGTGGAAAGACATCTGGGGCGCAGGCCAGGGCGTCGGTCTGATGGACGACGTGCCGAGCGTCGGCGAACTGGTCGAGCGTCTGAAGAAGGAATACGACGACGCGAAGGCGCGGCTCGGGATCGCGCGTTGA
- a CDS encoding YbaK/EbsC family protein — protein MTDNVPPHADDLNALPDSARRVALLLRERGHTGQIVMLPETGKTSAEAAAGLGCEVAQIAKSILFRRREDDAPVLVVASGANRVDEKKVAAQVGEIGRADAKFVREKTGYAIGGVCPIGHATPPVTLIDADLLTLDTLWAAAGHPHAVFNLSPQELVALTGAPVADVALREAE, from the coding sequence ATGACCGACAACGTTCCTCCCCACGCCGACGATCTCAACGCGCTGCCGGATTCGGCACGCCGTGTCGCATTGCTGCTGCGTGAGCGCGGCCACACCGGACAGATCGTGATGCTGCCGGAAACCGGCAAGACTTCAGCCGAAGCCGCTGCAGGACTCGGTTGCGAGGTCGCGCAGATCGCCAAATCGATCCTGTTTCGCCGCCGCGAAGACGACGCACCGGTGCTGGTGGTGGCAAGCGGCGCGAACCGCGTCGATGAGAAAAAGGTCGCGGCACAGGTCGGCGAGATTGGACGCGCCGATGCGAAGTTCGTGCGCGAAAAGACCGGCTATGCGATTGGCGGCGTCTGCCCGATCGGCCACGCCACGCCGCCGGTTACGCTGATCGATGCAGACCTGCTTACGCTCGACACTCTTTGGGCCGCAGCCGGCCACCCGCATGCGGTCTTCAATCTCTCGCCGCAAGAGCTGGTCGCTCTGACCGGCGCGCCGGTCGCCGACGTGGCGCTACGAGAAGCCGAATGA
- a CDS encoding bile acid:sodium symporter family protein yields MARPKLLPDNFTLCLVGTVIFASLLPVHGQAAVWFNWLTNFAVGLLFFLHGAKLSREAIVAGATHWRLHIVVLLSTFALFPLLGLALKPLLSPLVTPALYAGVLFLCTLPSTVQSSIAFTSIAKGNVPAAVCSASASSLLGIFITPALVSLVVTNQAAGGTSAWHTVWNIVLQLLVPFVAGQLLRPILGKWIERHRSVTKFVDQGSILLVVYGAFSEAVTEGLWRHTSLGALGGLVLINAVLLALALAVTMFTSKRLGFNRADQITIIFCGSKKSLASGVPMAKVIFASHAVGAAVLPLMLFHQIQLMVCAALAQRWGARDTSAETRAAAEDHPAAAVARR; encoded by the coding sequence ATGGCTCGCCCGAAACTGCTTCCCGATAACTTCACATTGTGCCTCGTCGGCACGGTGATCTTCGCCAGCCTGCTGCCCGTGCACGGGCAGGCAGCCGTCTGGTTCAACTGGCTGACGAATTTCGCCGTCGGGCTGCTGTTTTTTCTGCACGGCGCCAAGCTCTCACGCGAAGCGATCGTGGCGGGCGCGACCCATTGGCGTCTGCATATCGTCGTCCTGCTAAGCACGTTTGCGCTGTTTCCATTGCTCGGGCTCGCGCTCAAACCGCTCCTTTCGCCCCTTGTTACGCCTGCGCTCTACGCCGGCGTCCTCTTCCTCTGTACGCTGCCATCGACGGTCCAGTCGTCCATCGCGTTCACTTCGATTGCCAAAGGCAATGTGCCGGCTGCCGTGTGCAGCGCCTCGGCTTCGAGCCTGCTCGGTATCTTCATTACGCCGGCGCTCGTCAGCCTGGTCGTCACGAACCAGGCGGCCGGCGGCACGTCCGCATGGCACACGGTCTGGAATATCGTGCTGCAACTGCTGGTGCCGTTCGTGGCGGGGCAGTTGCTGCGGCCGATTCTCGGCAAGTGGATTGAGCGCCATCGCAGCGTGACGAAGTTCGTCGATCAGGGTTCGATCCTGCTGGTGGTGTACGGCGCCTTCAGCGAGGCCGTCACGGAAGGCCTGTGGCGCCATACCTCGCTGGGCGCACTGGGTGGCCTCGTGCTCATCAATGCTGTACTGCTGGCGCTTGCGCTGGCCGTCACGATGTTCACGAGCAAACGGCTCGGCTTTAATCGCGCGGACCAGATCACCATCATCTTCTGCGGTTCGAAAAAGAGTCTCGCCTCCGGCGTGCCGATGGCAAAGGTCATCTTTGCTTCGCACGCGGTGGGGGCTGCCGTGCTGCCGCTGATGCTGTTTCACCAGATCCAGCTGATGGTATGCGCCGCTCTCGCGCAGCGCTGGGGCGCGCGCGATACGAGCGCTGAAACTCGCGCGGCCGCAGAGGACCACCCCGCGGCGGCCGTTGCGCGACGCTAA
- a CDS encoding alpha/beta fold hydrolase, which translates to MPFEDFTPFRVAAGDVDIYGVKGGAGPPLLLLHGHPQTHLIWHRCAAQLAQHFTVIATDLRGYGASAKPASDATHAAYSKRAMAADQVAVMRHFGHERFLVCAHDRGARVAHRMALDHPEAVERLMLLDIAPTLAMYEATDRTFATLYFHWFFLIQPEPLPETLIGANPDVYVERVMGSRHAGLTPFAPEALDAYRSSLRQPGAVHAMCEDYRASATIDLDHDRADIERGHKIGCPLRVLWGEEGVIEKCFEPLAEWRRVARDVSGRALPCGHYIPEEAPAELVPEMLSFFEAVEQ; encoded by the coding sequence ATGCCCTTCGAGGATTTCACGCCCTTCCGGGTCGCCGCGGGCGACGTCGACATTTACGGGGTCAAGGGCGGGGCAGGGCCGCCTCTCTTGCTGTTGCATGGCCATCCGCAGACGCACCTGATCTGGCATCGGTGCGCCGCGCAACTCGCACAGCATTTCACCGTGATCGCCACCGACCTGCGTGGCTACGGCGCCTCGGCGAAACCGGCCAGCGACGCCACTCACGCGGCATATTCCAAACGGGCGATGGCGGCGGATCAGGTCGCGGTGATGCGTCACTTCGGCCATGAACGCTTTCTGGTCTGCGCCCATGATCGCGGCGCACGGGTCGCACACCGGATGGCGCTCGATCATCCGGAAGCGGTCGAACGTCTGATGCTGCTCGATATTGCGCCGACGCTCGCCATGTACGAAGCCACCGACCGCACCTTTGCCACGCTGTATTTCCACTGGTTCTTCCTGATCCAGCCGGAGCCGCTGCCGGAGACGCTGATCGGCGCCAATCCGGACGTCTACGTCGAACGTGTGATGGGCAGCCGCCACGCCGGATTGACGCCGTTCGCCCCCGAGGCGCTCGACGCCTATCGCAGCTCGCTGCGGCAGCCAGGTGCGGTGCATGCGATGTGCGAGGACTACCGCGCGTCGGCGACCATCGACCTCGACCATGATCGCGCTGACATCGAACGTGGCCACAAGATTGGCTGCCCGCTGCGCGTGCTGTGGGGCGAGGAGGGTGTGATCGAGAAGTGTTTCGAGCCGCTCGCGGAATGGCGCCGGGTGGCGCGCGATGTCAGCGGGCGGGCGTTGCCGTGCGGGCATTACATCCCCGAGGAAGCGCCAGCGGAACTGGTCCCGGAGATGCTCTCCTTTTTCGAGGCCGTCGAGCAGTAG
- a CDS encoding Lrp/AsnC family transcriptional regulator, producing MANRLTTNPPATLDDTDRALLAALAEDARQPVSELARRVGLSAPSTAERLRRLETQGVIERFTVQIDPRALGYTLQAIVRVKPLPGQLHLVEDVIRRIPEFVECDKVTGDDCFVCRLYLHSIEQLDEILSKVTERAETSTAIIKSTPVARRLPPLG from the coding sequence ATGGCAAATCGCCTTACAACCAATCCCCCCGCTACGCTCGACGATACCGATCGGGCGCTGCTGGCGGCGCTCGCGGAAGATGCCCGCCAGCCGGTCAGCGAACTGGCGCGGCGGGTCGGCTTGTCCGCACCCAGTACCGCCGAACGTCTGCGGCGGCTCGAGACTCAAGGTGTAATCGAGCGCTTCACCGTGCAGATCGATCCGCGCGCGCTCGGCTACACGCTGCAGGCAATCGTGCGGGTGAAGCCGTTGCCCGGACAGTTACATCTGGTCGAAGACGTGATCCGCCGTATTCCGGAGTTCGTGGAGTGCGACAAGGTGACCGGCGACGACTGTTTTGTCTGCCGTCTGTACCTGCATTCGATCGAGCAGCTCGACGAAATCCTGTCGAAGGTGACGGAGCGCGCGGAAACCAGCACCGCCATCATCAAGTCGACGCCGGTCGCGCGCAGGCTGCCGCCGCTAGGCTGA